One genomic region from Athalia rosae chromosome 3, iyAthRosa1.1, whole genome shotgun sequence encodes:
- the LOC105685403 gene encoding probable Rho GTPase-activating protein CG5521 isoform X6 — translation MFSKKLHVDVKKSTLKIQDVKKDSATRFKHLKIVLENVDTDEAKGFFEGNFSHVYFILYDCFVSAEVNLRQKELSFHLVHKAHREELEQVLQLLEKILTLLPELLNRRWQCHSLARILRKLLHPGNSWKLRRQAIRYFILWYQALGDNAPDHIHQMFACLVPGFPPSQPSPYKIDRKTENKKDKPTKSASYDDKEKREFYDTQLGQSMFHDSGVTQGPVSLVDSGPILPPQSGEKPLDNETVRFLDALLDFMVSQVVKVEWRDKNTRQHKAFQFLLERFKVAYLRHICPEFNDHFSLYKPNLELPRMRKPSPNQGQDVYALCKVTLIKWIAKYTHVTKKDGQLLHHSPSTTTNEENSEQDLRRVSVIQNLADPNSLSPDVVSQHESQEDSTMLAITLVREVLYGNRDNVNFVHELYRQAFLLDFTHAGAIRKAIAVYKDWIQMNELPPFMLEPLDGYKDRDIEENQKKECLINDRSPPESYRQTRLRNDSYLGAIHRENLFVRAGLQNVLQVFVTQASNVFFLETPGGNEAETLLEEQTDSCKRVLNVYRHVVMQVRLEPATWEQLLRVLLQITSLVLSERTSRRKQQESIGGKLAPAIFQTLIVTWIKANLNVVISTQLWDQFLTVLTSLTQWEELIREWAKTLDTLTRVLARHVYNLDLNDLPLDRLSEQKSKKRRGIGSRAASTGSVQPPRRGSVDQETETTSKDNATDHPMRDLRKIRPMPRSASDNVIYNGKTRIKLHRHRPHTTHSGVPVLPLSIEQDMARLLSTTNAASAIAKMLPNRRTKSLESVIVVESEPPSPRCPSPTPSSGVDSNKDSPIQIENIDGNSIDTSDVSERRSVMAGGGVPGWLPDVAVALWRRMLSALGDVNNIQDPALHGQVMDYLVQLTHTLIKIRLNQGVSGDNQGTPPAPELIPPLTIIAPWCFRAIQLPQQYEVGRLAAYRLICLLTVQPMDISVPKSHLTLFYRAVHNGIISNDVKVLHTLVKYTGPRLFSLNLPGSSLLILDYIHAANVILNSNDVEAPRTEAVSILGSLLSLPTTVAKLPVLQPNGNDIVTVTCPDAKEHIVTILLRSCRREPTGVARCVALSSIGMFVYRELSYKTQHTRVPEAVTVLLLALRRTQVAGRRKDGLNFPLLDKASHATVSQMACDALLLLCDRAEVLLDLYPNIPAKIIQVLAETLGRMTGRERRSALATSMLFCLGEWAMQLGPSVLLQPFQGSPLLLTLFTVLDNIMQNKITTDIQDSAKCYQHDSDDFDFEISHDNLVDEVGVKSPRRGHVQAVQLAARMVLMHLVNHLGHFPMGIGAARLSSLVVELDDVPGIDSDELSSAVFQAPNIQLLMLSNSIILSLVELVALDVPGGGVTAGLTTAPSTVRVLLRDLAGKASWDSSILYSQPSNDDDLPAPFGKPVDWSSKSQREDLSSVLPLQSSPPQHTMRHREPHVLPTFANAASDMDNLDDLLQYIGHTSPEVLTNPEVALNAPANSPQGPQLESETIAAILGQRNMERDHINNWNQHISMCAAAISPPSCRPPPAPFHHCRLLFSHLGLSGWEQRRKLHLLSKNEKLLRELRNLDNQRSRETHKMAVIYVGQGQEDKNSILNNVTASKEYESFVARLAWEIELESHTGFLGGLVPGKASGVTAPYFATSFTEVIFHVATRMPSDSPESLLQKTRHLGNDEIHIVWSEHWRDYRRDIIPTEFCDVLIVIYPLPNKLFRIQISRKTEIPFFGPLFDESIVEDIVLPGLVRATALAASRAKRSTLTLYQHYYEERARSLDTVVRNHKEATTFEEFAANVYSPVQPPSPFSSTSSVTGSMTSVQSTASSNLAAALIDSHHGRPSLRSSSAASSDNRANRGD, via the exons AACTTTCTTTCCATCTTG TTCACAAGGCGCACAGGGAAGAGCTGGAGCAAGTCTTGCAACTCTTGGAGAAGATCCTGACCCTTCTTCCGGAACTTTTGAATCGAAGATGGCAGTGTCATAGTCTAGCTAGGATTCTGAGAAAATTGTTACACCCTGGAAACAGCTGGAAGTTACGCCGTCAAGCCATCAg atATTTCATACTGTGGTACCAAGCTCTTGGAGACAATGCACCAGATCACATCCATCAGATGTTTGCATGCCTGGTGCCAGGGTTTCCACCCAGTCAGCCATCGCCTTACAAAATAGaccgaaaaacagaaaacaaaaaagataagCCTACAAAATCAGCTAGCTACgatgacaaagaaaaaagagaattctaTGACACGCAATTAGGACAAAGTATGTTCCATGATAGTGGAGTGACACAAGGACCTGTTAGTCTGGTTGATAGTGGGCCAATCCTGCCACCCCAAAGTGGTGAAAAACCTCTAGACAATGAAACCGTTAGATTTCTCGATGCTCTTCTTGATTTCATGGTTAGCCAG GTTGTCAAAGTTGAATGGCGGGACAAGAATACGAGACAACACAAGGCCTTTCAGTTTCTGTTGGAACGGTTCAAAGTGGCTTATCTCAGGCATATTTGCCCTGAGTTCAATGATCATTTTTCTCTATATAAACCCAACTTAGAATTGCCTAGGATGCGAAAGCCCTCGCCGAATCAAGGCCAGGATGTTTATGCCCTCTGTAAAGTTACCCTCATAAAATGGATAGCCAAATACACTCATGTCACAAAAAAAGATGGACAACTTTTACATCATTCTCCAAG cacaacgacgaacgaagaaaattcagaaCAAGATCTCCGACGTGTATCTGTCATTCAAAATTTAGCCGATCCGAATTCCTTATCTCCAGATGTAGTGTCGCAGCATGAAAGCCAAGAAGATAGTACAATGTTAGCAATAACTTTGGTACGAGAAGTCCTTTACGGTAACAGGGACAATGTGAACTTTGTACACGAACTTTACCGACAAGCTTTTTTACTGGATTTCACTCATGCTGGTGCTATTAGAAAAGCTATCGCCGTATATAAAGATTGGATACAGATGAAT GAATTGCCGCCATTTATGCTGGAACCTTTGGATGGTTATAAAGATCGAGATatagaagaaaatcaaaaaaaagaatgtctcATAAATGATCGCAGTCCACCAGAAAGCTACAGGCAAACTCGGCTGAGAAATGATTCGTATCTCGGAGCCATTCACAGGGAAAACTTGTTCGTCAGAGCTGGATTACAAAATGTGTTGCAAGTTTTTGTAACCCAAGCTTCAAACGTATTTTTCCTAGAAACACCTGGCGGTAATGAGGCAGAGACTCTTTTGGAGGAACAAACAGATAGCTGCAAGCGAGTGCTAAATGTTTACCGCCACGTTGTCATGCAAGTTAGATTGGAACCTGCCACTTGGGAACAATTACTTCG AGTATTACTCCAAATCACTTCTTTGGTACTAAGTGAAAGAACATCCCGTAGAAAGCAGCAAGAAAGTATCGGTGGAAAACTGGCACCAGCTATTTTTCAGACGTTGATAGTCACTTGGATAAAGGCCAATCTAAATGTGGTTATTTCTACCCAGCTTTGGGACCAATTTCTGACTGTTCTAACCTCTCTGACACAATGGGAAGAGCTCATACGGGAATGGGCT AAAACCTTGGACACTTTAACTAGAGTACTAGCCAGACACGTTTATAATCTTGATTTGAACGACTTGCCATTAGATCGACTCAGCGAGCAGAAATCTAAGAAACGTCGTGGTATAGGCAGCCGTGCTGCTTCCACAGGGAGTGTTCAGCCTCCTAGAAGAGGAAGCGTTGATCAAGAGACAGAAACTACATCAAAGGACAATGCCACTG ACCATCCCATGCGAGACCTTAGAAAAATCCGTCCGATGCCACGAAGTGCTAGTGACAATGTCATATACAATGGGAAGACAAGAATCAAACTTCACAGACATCGTCCACACACTACACATTCCGGAGTCCCTG TACTCCCCCTGTCAATAGAGCAGGATATGGCAAGGCTACTGTCTACAACTAATGCTGCATCGGCAATAGCAAAAATGTTACCAAACAGGCGAACTAAATCTTTGGAAAGTGTCATTGTGGTGGAAAGTGAACCTCCATCACCTCGCTGCCCTTCACCTACACCTAGCAGCGGTGTGGACAGCAACAAGGATAGTCCGAtacaaatagaaaatattgatGGCAACAGCATCG ACACAAGTGATGTTTCTGAAAGAAGATCTGTCATGGCTGGAGGTGGAGTTCCTGGATGGCTACCGGATGTTGCTGTGGCACTGTGGAGACGCATGTTGTCCGCTTTAGGGGatgtaaataatattcagGATCCGGCGCTCCATGGACAAGTCATGGACTACCTTGTACAGCTGACACATACATTGATCAAA ATTCGTTTAAACCAAGGAGTTTCTGGTGACAATCAAGGTACTCCACCCGCTCCAGAGCTCATTCCCCCATTGACTATAATCGCTCCATGGTGCTTCAGG GCAATACAACTTCCTCAACAATACGAGGTTGGCCGGTTAGCCGCATATCGTCTGATTTGTCTTTTAACTGTTCAGCCGATGGATATATCTGTACCCAAATCACATTTAACCCTGTTCTACCGTGCTGTGCATAATGGAATAATCAGCAATGATGTTAAAGTTCTCCACACACTTGTCAAGTATACAGGACCCAGATTATTCAGTTTAAATTTACCTGGATCTAGCCTCCTAATCCTCGACTACATCCATGCAGCGAATGTGATACTAAACAGCAATGATGTTGAA GCACCCAGAACAGAAGCGGTTTCAATACTAGGTTCGCTACTATCACTGCCTACAACAGTTGCCAAACTTCCAGTATTACAACCTAATGGGAATGACATAGTGACAGTAACGTGTCCAGATGCTAAG GAACATATTGTGACAATACTACTGAGGAGCTGTCGCCGAGAGCCAACAGGTGTGGCAAGATGCGTCGCACTTTCCAGCATCGGTATGTTTGTGTACAGAGAATTGTCTTATAAAACTCAACATACCAGAGTGCCCGAAGCTGTTACTGTACTCCTTTTAGCATTGAGG AGAACACAGGTGGCTGGACGGCGCAAGGACGGGCTCAATTTCCCCCTGCTAGATAAG GCAAGCCATGCAACAGTGAGTCAAATGGCTTGTGATGCTCTCCTCTTGCTCTGTGACCGGGCAGAAGTTTTGCTGGATCTGTATCCGAACATTCCAGCCAAAATTATCCAG gTTCTAGCAGAGACTCTTGGTCGTATGACCGGTCGCGAAAGACGAAGTGCTTTAGCGACTTCCATGTTATTCTGTCTCGGCGAATGGGCTATGCAGCTGGGACCATCGGTGCTACTACAACCATTCCAAGGGAGCCCCTTGCTTTTGACGTTATTCACA GTACTAGACAATATTATGCAGAATAAAATAACCACGGATATTCAAGACTCGGCAAAGTGTTATCAGCATGACTCtgatgattttgattttgagatATCGCATGATAATTTGGTGGACGAAGTTGGCGTGAAATCTCCTAGACGAGGACACGTTCAGGCTGTACAGCTTGCTGCTCGAATG GTACTAATGCATCTTGTAAATCACCTGGGACACTTTCCTATGGGGATTGGTGCCGCACGTCTCTCATCTCTTGTCGTTGAATTGGACGACGTTCCAGGAATAGATAGCGACGAATTATCTTCTGCTGTTTTCCAAGCTCCCAACATACAACTTTTGATGCTTTCCAATTCTATTATACTGTCGTTAGTAGAATTGGTAGCATTAGATGTGCCAGGCGGTGGGGTGACAGCTGGTTTAACAACAGCACCCTCGACAGTTCGAGTTCTTCTGCGAGACTTGGCTGGCAAAGCATCGTGGGATAGTTCCATACTATATAGCCAACCTTCCAACGATGATGATTTACCTGCACCGTTTGGCAAACCAG TTGACTGGTCCTCGAAATCACAAAGAGAGGATCTTAGCAGTGTGTTGCCTTTGCAGAGCAGTCCGCCACAACATACGATGCGTCATCGCGAGCCTCATGTTCTTCCAACTTTTGCCAATGCTGCTAGTGATATGGACAACCTTGATGAt ctCCTACAATACATAGGTCACACAAGTCCCGAGGTATTGACTAATCCAGAAGTTGCTTTAAATGCGCCTGCAAATTCGCCGCAGGGTCCTCAACTCGAAAGTGAAACCATTGCTGCTATTTTAGGTCAAAGAAATATGGAGAGAGATCATATCAACAACTGGAATCAGCATATCAG TATGTGCGCAGCGGCGATCAGCCCTCCGTCTTGCCGGCCACCACCTGCTCCATTTCATCATTGTCGTCTTCTGTTTTCTCACCTTGGTCTTTCTGGATGGGagcaaagaagaaaattgcatttgctttctaaaaatgagaagctACTGAGGGAATTGAGAAACCTGGATAATCAGCGTTCTAGGGAAACACATAAAATGGCGGTGATATACGTGGGGCAAGGCCAGGAAGACAAGAATTCGATATTGAATAATGTCACAGCCAGCAAAGAGTATGAGAGTTTTGTCGCGAGACTTGCCTGGGAAATTGAATTAGAGTCTCATACAGGTTTTCTTGGTGGATTGGTACCTGGAAAGGCTAGTGGAGTCACTGCACCATATTTTGCGACATCTTTCACCGAAGTTATCTTTCACGTTGCTACAAGAATGCCCTCCGATAGTCCTGAGAGTCTTCTACAGAAG ACAAGGCATCTTGGTAACGATGAAATCCACATTGTATGGTCCGAGCACTGGAGAGATTATCGGAGAGACATAATTCCCACAGAGTTCTGTGACGTACTGATCGTCATTTATCCTCTTCCAAATAAACTTTTTAGGATTCAAATCTCAAGAAAGACAGAGATTCCATTTTTTGGACCACTCTTTGACGAATCCATTGTGGAAGATATAGTTCTCCCTGGTTTAGTCAGAGCCACAGCTTTAGCTGCAAGTAGAGCCAAGAGATCGACCCTTACCTTATATCAGCATTA CTACGAAGAAAGAGCGAGATCCTTGGATACAGTGGTCCGAAATCACAAAGAAGCTACAACTTTTGAAGAGTTTGCAGCTAATGTTTATTCCCCTGTACAGCCACCCAGTCCTTTTAGCAGCACCTCCTCCGTCACAG GTTCAATGACGAGCGTCCAGTCCACCGCCTCTTCAAACCTGGCTGCTGCTTTAATCGATTCGCATCACGGAAGACCCAGTCTTCGCAGCAGTTCAGCGGCAAGCAGCGACAATAGAGCGAACAGAGGTGACTAA